In Deltaproteobacteria bacterium, the genomic stretch GGGATCTTCCTGGCCGTCGCCGCGGCGCTGGCGCTCATGGCGGCGGCGCCGGCGTCGTCGTGGTGCGCCGAGAGGGGGAAGGGAGACGACAACGCCCGTTACACCATAAACTTCGTAGACGTGGAGCTCTCCACGCTCGTCAAGGTCATAAGCGAGATCACGGGCAAGAACTTCATATACGATACGAACCTGAAGGGCAAGGTCACCGTCGTCTCCCAGGCGAGGCTCACGGAGGACGAGGCCTTCAACCTCTTCGCCTCGGCCCTGGAGCTCAAGAACTTCACCCTCCTGCCCACGGCCGGGGCCTACAAGATCGTCCCCTCGGCGCTCATAAAGCAGAGCGGCGGGAAATTCGTCGACGAACACACGCCGGCGCTCGCCGACGAGTCCTACGTGGTGCGGCTCATAACGCTCGAACACATCTCGACGGCCGAGGCGCTGCCCGTGCTGCGGCCCTTCATCTCGCGCAACGGCTACCTGGCGGCCTTCGGATCGAGAAACGCCCTCCTCGCCTTCGACACGGCCCTGAACGTGGACAAGATAGCCGCCATCGTCAGGGCCGTGGACGTGGAGAGCGAGGACGTCACCCCCGAGATAGTCTACCTGAAGAACGCCAGGGTCGAGGCCATAGCGCCGGTGCTCAAGCAGGAGGAGCAGCGCCGCAGCGCCGCCAAGGGCGGCGCTGCGGCGCCGGGGGCGCAGCGGCTCACCGTCCTGCCCGACAAGCGTCTCAACGCCGTCGTGCTCCTCGGCCCCGAAAGCCAGACCAGGGAGATGAGAAAACTCATCGAGATGCTCGATCTCCCCTCTCCCGAGACGGCCAGCGCCATCAACGTCTACTATCTTGAGAACGCCGACGCCGAGGAGATGGCCAAGGTCCTCGAGGGGCTCCTCAAGCCCAAGGCGGCCTCCAAGCAGCCCGGCGCGCCGCCTATCGAGCTGCCCAGGGAGTTCTCGGGACCCATAGCCATAACGCCCGACAAGACGACCAACGCCCTCGTCGTCATGGCCTCACCCGAGGACTACAAGAGCCTTCTCAGCGTCATATGGAAGCTCGACCGCAGGCCCAAGCAGGTCTACGTGGAGGCCATGATAACGGAGGTATCCATAGACAAGGCCCTCGAGCTCGGCAACACCTGGCGCTATACGGGCACCAAGGGCGGCCGTCCCATAGCCATAGGCGGGCTCGGCACCATCGACTCCTCGGCCGTGCAGTCCGTCATGTCGGGCCTTGCGGGCCTCACGGTGGGCGGGCTCGGCAACTTCCTCAGCGTCCCCTACACCGCCCCCGACGGAACGGTCAAGACGCTGTCGGCCCCCGGCTTCGCCATGCTCTTCAGCCTCAACCAGTTCAAGGACGTGGTCAACGTCCTCTCCACGCCCCACATCCTGACGAGCGACAACATCGAGGCCGAGATAATGGTCGGCGAGAACGTGCCCTTCCTCGGACAGTTCGAGCGCCAGCCCACTACGACCAACCAGCCGCTTCTCCAGTCCATACAGCGCAAGGACGTGGGCATAACGCTGCGCATAAAGCCCAAGATAAGCGAGGGCGGCTTCGTGCGCCTGGACATATTCCAGGAGATATCGGCCGTGGCGCCCAAGACCGTGGCCTCCCAGGCCGGCGCCACCGACCTCATAACCACCAAGCGTTCGGCCAGGACCGAGGTGGTCGTGCAGGACCGCCAGACCGTCGTCATCGGTGGGCTCATCCAGGAGAAGACGACGGACAACATCACCAAGATACCCTTGCTCGGCGACATACCGTTCATAGGCTCGCTCTTCCGCTACAAGAAGGAGGAGAAGCGCAAGACCAACCTCCTGGTCTTCATAACCCCCTACATAATCGAAGACTTCGAGGACCTCGAGCGGCTCAGAAACCGGAAGATAGAGGAGTTCTCCGAAGCCATGCCCCCGGGCGGCAGACCCGGCGCTCCAACGGACCGCCCTCCCTCGCAGGGCGGGGCGGAAGAGAGCGGCGGGAGTTCGGGCGCGGCTCCGGCCGCCGGGACTGCCTTCACGGCGGCCGCCGCAGAACCGGACCTGAACGACGAGTTCTACGAATTTTATTAGGGAAACTCCGATTTATTGCACTGAGGGAACCTTTTTGTAAAAAGGTTCCCTCAGACTCCCTCCAAAAACTTTCAATGCGAGTTGGTTTCCCCCTGTTTTGCCTGGCAAAACAGGGGGAAACCAACTCGTATCGAAAGTCTTTGAAGGGGGTCTGGGGGAAACTTTCTACAGAAAGTTTCCCCCAGGGTAATTAATCGGAGCTTCCTCGGACACAGGCGAGCATGAGCGATCTTATTGGAAAGGAAACAGAGCGCGGCGTTTCGTTTGGAGCCGTGAGTGTCGACGATCTCGACCCCTCGCTTCTGGAGCGCGTGCCGCTCTCCTTTGCCAGGAAGAACCTGGCGTTGCCGCTGAGGATCAGCGACGGCACGCTCGAGGTGGCCCTGGCCGACCACGGCGGCATATTCGCCCTCCACGACCTGGAGCGGCTCTTCGCCGTGCCCGCCAGGGCGGTCATGGCGCCGCGCGAGGTCATAGTGGACGCCATAAACAGCTTTTACGACCGTCTCTCCGGCTCGGCCCAGGAGGTGATAGAGGACATGGGCGACGAGGGGCTCGACGCCATAGCCACGGCCTGGGAGGAGCCCAAGGACCTGCTGGACCTCACCGACGAGGCGCCGGTCATAAGGCTTCTCAACTCCCTGCTCTTCCAGGCCGTCAAGGACCGGGCGAGCGACATCCACATAGAGCCCTACGAGCGCGAGGTCGAGGTGCGCTTCCGCGTGGACGGCGTGCTCTACGAGGTCCTGACCCCTCCCAAGCTGATCCAGGAGGCCCTGGTGAGCAGGGTGAAGATCATGGCGGGGCTGGACATAGCCGAAAAGCGCCTGCCCCAGGACGGCCGCATCGGGATTCTCGTCGCCGGCAGGGAGATAGACGTGCGGGTCTCGGTGGTGCCCACGACCCACGGAGAGCGGGTGGTCATGAGGCTTCTCGACCGCCGCGGCGAGGCCATAGGGCTCGAGCACGTGGGCCTGCCTCCCGAGGGGCTCGATACGCTGCGCTCGCTCATCGGACGCACGAGCGGCATAATACTGGTGACCGGTCCCACGGGCTCGGGCAAGACGACGACCCTCTACGCCGCGCTGCGGGCCATAAACTCCATGGAGCGCAACATCATAACCGTAGAGGACCCCGTGGAGTATCACCTCAAGGGCGTAGGCCAGATACAGGTCAACCCCAAGGTGGGACTCACCTTCGCCGAGGGCCTGCGCTCCATACTGCGCCAGGACCCGGACGTCATAATGGTGGGCGAGATACGGGACGCCGAGACGGCCGAGATAGCGACCCAGGCGTCGCTCACCGGCCATCTCGTCCTCTCGACCCTCCACACAAACGATACGGCCTCAGCCGTTACGAGGCTCATCGACATGGGCATCGAGAAGTTCCTCGTCGCCTCCAGTCTCACCGCCGTCCTCGCCCAGCGGCTCGTGCGGGTGCTCTGCCCCCGCTGCCGCGAGTCCTACGAGCCGGACCGCGCCGGGACGCGCTGGTTTGCGCAGCCGCCCCCCAGGCTCTGGAGGCCCGTCGGCTGCGACGAGTGCTTCAACACCGGCTACCGCGGCAGGACAGGCATATTCGAGATGCTCGTCGTGGACCGGGGGCTTCGAAGCGTGCTGCTCGAGCACCAGGACGCCGACACGATAAAGGGCTACGCCGTGGAGCACGGCATGAAGACCATGTTCGAGGACGGTCTGGACAAGGCGCGCCGCGGGGTTACGAGCGTGGAGGAGGTGCTGCGCGTGACCCAGGACGAGCAGCCCCTGTGAGCGGCGGCGCGGTTGTTGCGGGCTTTTCGGGGAGTTCGTCGCTCTCCAGGCCCCGCCGCCCGGGGGCGGCGGGGCCGTAGCGCAAGGGTATGCCGACTTTCAGGTACAGGGCCTACGACGACGCAGGCAGGGCCGTAAGCGGCGAGCTCGAGGCCGAGGGTCTCAAGGACGCCGTCGAGAGGCTGAGGCGCAAGGGGCTTCACCCCAGCAAGGTGAGCGCCGCCGCCGCAGCCGCTGCGGGCGGCAGGGCGGTGGGCGCCGACATGCTCGCCCTCACGACCCGCCAGCTCGCCACCCTTCTCGGCTCCGGCTCGCGGGTGACCGACGCCCTCTCGGTCCTGGCCGACGAGGGCGGCTTCGCAAGGCTCCGGCCCGTGCTCCTCGACATAAAGGACAGCGTCGCCCAGGGCAACTCGCTTGCCCGCTCGCTGGAGACGAGGCCCGACATCTTCTCGCCCCTTTACCGCGGGCTCGTCGCGGCCGGCGA encodes the following:
- the gspD gene encoding type II secretion system protein GspD, with translation MTLTHKQKARPAAETAAKAVRSARGIFLAVAAALALMAAAPASSWCAERGKGDDNARYTINFVDVELSTLVKVISEITGKNFIYDTNLKGKVTVVSQARLTEDEAFNLFASALELKNFTLLPTAGAYKIVPSALIKQSGGKFVDEHTPALADESYVVRLITLEHISTAEALPVLRPFISRNGYLAAFGSRNALLAFDTALNVDKIAAIVRAVDVESEDVTPEIVYLKNARVEAIAPVLKQEEQRRSAAKGGAAAPGAQRLTVLPDKRLNAVVLLGPESQTREMRKLIEMLDLPSPETASAINVYYLENADAEEMAKVLEGLLKPKAASKQPGAPPIELPREFSGPIAITPDKTTNALVVMASPEDYKSLLSVIWKLDRRPKQVYVEAMITEVSIDKALELGNTWRYTGTKGGRPIAIGGLGTIDSSAVQSVMSGLAGLTVGGLGNFLSVPYTAPDGTVKTLSAPGFAMLFSLNQFKDVVNVLSTPHILTSDNIEAEIMVGENVPFLGQFERQPTTTNQPLLQSIQRKDVGITLRIKPKISEGGFVRLDIFQEISAVAPKTVASQAGATDLITTKRSARTEVVVQDRQTVVIGGLIQEKTTDNITKIPLLGDIPFIGSLFRYKKEEKRKTNLLVFITPYIIEDFEDLERLRNRKIEEFSEAMPPGGRPGAPTDRPPSQGGAEESGGSSGAAPAAGTAFTAAAAEPDLNDEFYEFY
- the gspE gene encoding type II secretion system protein GspE; protein product: MSDLIGKETERGVSFGAVSVDDLDPSLLERVPLSFARKNLALPLRISDGTLEVALADHGGIFALHDLERLFAVPARAVMAPREVIVDAINSFYDRLSGSAQEVIEDMGDEGLDAIATAWEEPKDLLDLTDEAPVIRLLNSLLFQAVKDRASDIHIEPYEREVEVRFRVDGVLYEVLTPPKLIQEALVSRVKIMAGLDIAEKRLPQDGRIGILVAGREIDVRVSVVPTTHGERVVMRLLDRRGEAIGLEHVGLPPEGLDTLRSLIGRTSGIILVTGPTGSGKTTTLYAALRAINSMERNIITVEDPVEYHLKGVGQIQVNPKVGLTFAEGLRSILRQDPDVIMVGEIRDAETAEIATQASLTGHLVLSTLHTNDTASAVTRLIDMGIEKFLVASSLTAVLAQRLVRVLCPRCRESYEPDRAGTRWFAQPPPRLWRPVGCDECFNTGYRGRTGIFEMLVVDRGLRSVLLEHQDADTIKGYAVEHGMKTMFEDGLDKARRGVTSVEEVLRVTQDEQPL